One Festucalex cinctus isolate MCC-2025b chromosome 1, RoL_Fcin_1.0, whole genome shotgun sequence genomic region harbors:
- the LOC144018034 gene encoding uncharacterized protein LOC144018034 produces the protein MMRSVMYVRSSSYPSSMLECGAPLSQKERDRRVRGFRAASHHRHVTTGYIPGYTLKGAREGAIELSGMKGAMCLERSSLEERELAVFEVWWPCGTVLLLTDSC, from the exons ATGATGCGCTCCGTGATGTACGTCAGGTCCAGCTCGTATCCCTCCTCCATGCTTGAGTGTGGTGCTCCTCTGTCACAAAAGGAAAGAGACCGGCGAGTCAGGGGCTTTCGAGCCGCTTCACACCATCGCCACGTTACGACAG GCTACATCCCGGGCTACACTTTGAAGGGGGCCCGAGAGGGAGCCATAGAGCTGAGCGGAATGAAAGGGGCCATGTGTCTGGAGAGGTCATCACTCGAGGAAAGAGAGCTGGCTGTGTTCG aagtcTGGTGGCCTTGTGGCACAGTGCTGCTTCTCACAG ACTCGTGTTGA